A single genomic interval of Pomacea canaliculata isolate SZHN2017 linkage group LG5, ASM307304v1, whole genome shotgun sequence harbors:
- the LOC112564711 gene encoding beta-lactamase domain-containing protein 2-like: protein MARLTATVLQAAVAAVVGVVAWQWYQSSARLPPVSGGFVHPAYQPVADLFRKLVEDGTERGGSFAVYHQGEKLVELWGGYANPHSSLPWQESTVTATFSSTKGMAALSIAKLVERGLLDYKAEIQKYWPEFAQNNKSNITLEMLMSHQAGLLSLGGASTSLAEYQDDWGKVEKLMAQATTDFPPGSAVAYHGLTFAMYIDAIIIRRVDPQHRNLSQFFDEEISKPLDADSISDFLFASSTGPPS from the exons ATGGCGCGACTAACGGCTACGGTGTTGCAGGCCGCAGTTGCAGCCGTTGTTGGTGTCGTCGCTTGGCAGTGGTACCAGTCATCTGCTCGTCTGCCTCCGGTTTCGGGAGGCTTCGTGCATCCTGCCTACCAGCCTGTGGCGGATCTCTTccg AAAACTCGTGGAAGATGGCACCGAACGTGGAGGGAGTTTCGCCGTTTACCACCAAGGGGAGAAACTCGTGGAGTTGTGGGGAGGTTACGCTAATCCTCACAGTAGTCTCCCGTGGCAAGAGTCCACCGTAACAGCAACGTTTTCTTCTACTAAAGGCATGGCAGCACTGAGCATTGCCAAACTGGTTGAAAG AGGCTTGCTCGACTACAAggcagaaatacagaaatactgGCCAGAATTCGCCCAAAATAACAAGTCCAACATCACCTTAGAGATGCTAATGAGCCACCAG GCTGGTCTGTTGTCTTTGGGAGGAGCTAGCACATCTCTAGCTGAATACCAGGACGACTGGGGCAAGGTGGAAAAATTGATGGCTCAAGCCACGACTGACTTCCCGCCAG GTTCGGCTGTAGCGTACCACGGTCTGACCTTCGCCATGTACATCGACGCCATCATTATCCGCAGAGTGGACCCGCAGCACAGAAACCTGTCACAGTTCTTTGATGAGGAGATCAGCAAACCGCTGG